The following are encoded in a window of Campylobacter concisus ATCC 51562 genomic DNA:
- the tuf gene encoding elongation factor Tu, translated as MAKEKFSRNKPHVNIGTIGHVDHGKTTLTAAISAVLSRKGLAELKDYDNIDNAPEEKERGITIATSHIEYETEKRHYAHVDCPGHADYVKNMITGAAQMDGAILVVSAADGPMPQTREHILLSRQVGVPYIVVFMNKADMVDDAELLELVEMEIRELLNEYNFPGDDTPIVSGSALKALEEAKAGQDGEWSAKIMELMDAVDSYIPTPVRATDKDLLMPIEDVFSISGRGTVVTGRIEKGVIKVGDTIEIVGIKPTQTTTVTGVEMFRKEMDQGEAGDNVGVLLRGTKKEDVERGMVLCKPKSITPHTKFEGEVYILTKEEGGRHTPFFNNYRPQFYVRTTDVTGSITLPEGTEMVMPGDNVRISVELIAPVALEEGTRFAIREGGRTVGSGVVSKILG; from the coding sequence ATGGCTAAAGAAAAATTTTCACGTAACAAGCCGCACGTAAACATAGGTACTATTGGTCACGTAGATCATGGTAAAACTACATTAACAGCTGCAATATCTGCTGTTCTTTCACGCAAAGGACTTGCTGAGCTAAAAGATTATGATAATATTGATAATGCTCCAGAAGAAAAAGAGCGTGGTATTACAATTGCTACTTCACATATTGAGTACGAGACAGAGAAACGCCACTATGCCCACGTTGACTGCCCTGGTCACGCCGACTATGTAAAAAATATGATTACAGGTGCTGCACAAATGGATGGAGCTATTCTGGTTGTTTCTGCAGCTGATGGTCCAATGCCACAAACTAGAGAGCATATTTTATTATCACGCCAAGTTGGTGTTCCATACATTGTTGTTTTCATGAACAAAGCTGATATGGTTGATGATGCAGAGCTACTTGAATTGGTTGAAATGGAAATCCGTGAATTACTTAATGAGTATAATTTCCCAGGCGATGATACACCTATTGTTTCTGGTTCAGCACTTAAAGCTCTTGAAGAGGCAAAAGCTGGTCAAGATGGCGAATGGTCAGCAAAAATTATGGAATTAATGGATGCAGTTGATAGCTATATTCCAACTCCAGTTCGTGCAACAGATAAAGACCTTCTTATGCCAATTGAAGATGTTTTTTCGATTTCAGGTCGTGGTACGGTTGTAACTGGTAGAATCGAAAAAGGTGTTATAAAAGTTGGTGACACAATTGAGATTGTTGGTATTAAGCCAACTCAAACAACAACAGTTACTGGTGTTGAAATGTTTAGAAAAGAGATGGATCAAGGCGAAGCTGGTGATAATGTTGGCGTTCTTCTCCGTGGTACTAAGAAAGAGGATGTTGAGCGTGGTATGGTTCTTTGCAAACCTAAATCAATTACCCCTCATACAAAATTTGAAGGCGAAGTCTATATCTTGACAAAAGAAGAAGGTGGTCGCCATACTCCTTTCTTTAATAACTATAGACCACAATTCTATGTAAGAACAACTGATGTTACTGGTTCAATTACACTTCCAGAAGGAACTGAGATGGTTATGCCAGGTG
- a CDS encoding HlyD family type I secretion periplasmic adaptor subunit: MQEDIKNKQNENPKTEKRLISENNIKEQEEASNKILNSVDDIKSNLQTKNYDAYDLKFMSSLSEAVLAKAPSTSKKILYTVAITMFWLLVWASWAQIDEITRGSGKIIPSGKNQAIQNLEGGIVDQIFVKEGDEVKKDQILIRLDNKNFTSSYGESKLRLDELQAKFMRLDAEANDKEFDYDEARDANNSKAIRYELSLHNSNIDHLNEQIGILTEQIHQRQSELNELRNKISQTQNSYNLVLKEKAIMEPIFKKGLVSEVEYIQLQRRVNDLKGELDASVLAVPRVESTIKEAKNKIEEAKLAFKNNAKKELNEVSAEIARINESQISLSDRVERTYVRSPVNGIVSKMMVHTVSGVIKPGENIAEIVPLEDKLVAEVKVKPADVAFLRPGLDTMVKFTAYDFSIYGGLKGKVTQISADTETNEKTGESYYLVRIETEKNYLGSEEKPLRIKVGMIVSADIITGKKTILDYLLKPILKAKQNALTER, encoded by the coding sequence ATGCAAGAAGATATCAAGAATAAACAAAATGAAAATCCAAAAACTGAAAAAAGATTAATTTCTGAAAATAACATAAAAGAACAAGAGGAAGCTAGTAATAAAATTTTAAATAGTGTGGATGATATAAAATCTAATCTTCAAACAAAAAATTATGATGCTTATGATTTGAAATTTATGTCAAGTCTTTCTGAGGCTGTTTTGGCTAAAGCCCCATCTACATCTAAAAAGATACTCTATACGGTTGCTATAACTATGTTTTGGCTTCTTGTTTGGGCTTCTTGGGCACAAATAGATGAGATCACAAGAGGTAGTGGTAAAATCATCCCGTCTGGAAAAAACCAAGCGATACAAAATCTCGAAGGCGGTATAGTCGATCAAATTTTTGTAAAAGAGGGTGATGAAGTCAAGAAAGATCAAATTCTAATAAGGCTAGATAATAAAAATTTTACGAGTAGTTATGGCGAGTCAAAACTAAGACTTGATGAACTTCAAGCAAAATTTATGAGACTTGATGCTGAGGCAAATGATAAGGAATTCGACTACGACGAAGCTAGAGATGCGAACAATAGTAAAGCCATAAGATACGAGCTAAGTCTGCATAATTCAAATATTGATCACTTAAATGAGCAAATAGGAATTCTAACAGAGCAGATCCATCAACGCCAAAGTGAGCTAAATGAGCTTAGAAATAAAATTTCTCAAACTCAAAATAGCTACAACCTTGTTTTAAAAGAAAAAGCTATCATGGAGCCTATCTTTAAAAAAGGTCTTGTTAGCGAGGTCGAGTATATCCAGCTTCAAAGACGCGTAAATGACCTAAAAGGCGAGCTTGACGCATCTGTGCTTGCCGTGCCAAGGGTCGAATCGACCATAAAAGAGGCAAAAAATAAGATAGAAGAGGCAAAGCTGGCATTTAAAAATAATGCAAAAAAAGAGCTAAATGAAGTTTCAGCAGAGATCGCAAGGATAAATGAATCACAAATCAGTCTAAGCGATAGAGTAGAAAGAACATATGTAAGATCTCCAGTAAATGGTATTGTCAGCAAAATGATGGTTCATACAGTATCAGGAGTTATCAAGCCTGGTGAAAATATTGCCGAGATCGTTCCTCTTGAGGATAAATTGGTTGCTGAAGTAAAAGTAAAGCCAGCTGATGTTGCATTTTTGAGGCCTGGGCTTGATACGATGGTTAAATTTACGGCCTATGATTTTAGTATTTACGGTGGTTTAAAAGGCAAAGTAACGCAGATTAGTGCCGATACGGAGACTAATGAAAAAACTGGCGAGAGCTATTATTTGGTCAGGATAGAAACTGAAAAAAATTATCTTGGTAGCGAAGAAAAGCCACTTAGGATAAAAGTTGGTATGATAGTTTCAGCTGATATCATTACCGGTAAAAAGACAATACTTGATTATTTATTAAAGCCTATTTTAAAGGCAAAACAAAATGCCTTAACGGAGAGGTAA
- a CDS encoding response regulator transcription factor, whose product MQVILFTQNSALNNIWRSYFTGNSDVKFIHNRKEFFSHINDDIDIIGIDIDVFKDNIDDVIKNIIEKSPNIKILILSNRPTINEGKHLLTLGIKGYANSHMRKTHFEDAFETIFNGNIWLYQEFVQAMISELTGSYINSESEKVDKKTDLSELSSREREIADLIYQGLTNNEISEKTGITLRTVKAHTSSIYSKLNVKDRIGLVLLMKQLDA is encoded by the coding sequence ATGCAAGTTATTTTATTTACACAAAATAGTGCATTAAACAATATTTGGAGAAGCTATTTTACTGGCAATAGCGATGTGAAATTTATACATAATAGAAAAGAGTTTTTTTCTCATATAAATGATGATATTGATATTATAGGCATTGATATTGATGTTTTTAAAGATAATATTGATGATGTTATAAAAAATATAATTGAAAAATCACCAAATATAAAAATACTCATACTCTCAAATAGGCCAACGATAAACGAAGGCAAGCACCTGCTTACGCTTGGAATCAAGGGCTATGCAAATTCTCACATGAGAAAGACACACTTTGAAGATGCTTTTGAAACCATTTTTAATGGAAATATATGGCTTTACCAAGAATTTGTTCAGGCAATGATTAGTGAGCTAACCGGCTCATATATTAATAGCGAAAGTGAAAAGGTAGACAAAAAGACCGACCTCTCTGAGCTTAGTTCAAGGGAAAGAGAAATTGCAGATTTAATCTATCAGGGTCTAACAAATAATGAAATTTCAGAAAAAACAGGTATTACACTAAGGACGGTCAAAGCACATACAAGCTCGATTTATAGTAAGTTAAATGTAAAGGATAGAATAGGGCTTGTGCTTTTAATGAAGCAGCTTGACGCATAA
- a CDS encoding type I secretion system permease/ATPase, which translates to MHSDKIKDELLQCLVIFTKLHNNPYSADALTIGLPVKDGDEIELFSLKSSRSLFSRAASRAGFASTLVRKDLEQISPLVLPCILMLRGKKACILQSFSKDKKIANIITPELSTGTSAIEISKLKEEYLGYAYYLKREFVPEDTSSTKLIDAGNDHWFWGTLKRSKKIYFDVVLASFIINLFVLASPLFTMNVYDRVVPNNAVETLWVLALGVSVVYGIDLFLKFVRSYFLEIAGKKSDIIMSSILFERVMDMKFSNKPKSVGSFASNLKEFDTVRNFFSSASLAAIVDLPFAIIFLIVTYFIGSYIVLVPIVIMIAILCYTFFIKDPLQNAIKSTFEASAIKNGILIESLSSLETIKTLGASGHIQWNWEEATGEIANRSIKSKIITTSITTVTSFLVQLNTIAIIVLGVYMIQDTHLTMGGLIAAVMLSSRAIAPMGQVASLAANFEQTKTAYQSLSKIMQMPVERPEGKKFVRRNSFDGKIEFKNVSFTYPDTTKGSLDRINFVIQPGEKVGIIGKNGSGKTTLQKLILGLYSPTEGSVLIDGIDINQIDPADLRRNIGYVPQDVVLFKGTVRENIVQKAPYVDDIQIIKAAKVSGVDEYVNAHPLGFDMPVFERGDGISGGQRQSIAVARAFLLDSPIILLDEPTNSLDNTVENKLKINLKTNTANKTMLLVTHRTSMLDLVDRLIVMDNGKILLDGPRDEVLARLSGK; encoded by the coding sequence ATGCATAGTGATAAGATAAAAGATGAACTGCTTCAATGTTTGGTTATTTTTACCAAGCTTCATAATAATCCATACAGTGCTGATGCTTTAACTATTGGCTTACCAGTAAAAGATGGCGATGAGATTGAGCTTTTTTCACTTAAAAGCTCAAGGTCTTTATTTTCTCGTGCTGCTTCTCGTGCTGGTTTTGCTTCTACTCTTGTAAGAAAAGATCTTGAACAAATCTCTCCTTTAGTTTTACCTTGCATTTTAATGCTTAGAGGCAAAAAAGCTTGTATTTTACAATCTTTTAGTAAAGATAAAAAGATAGCAAATATCATAACGCCAGAACTTTCAACTGGTACTAGCGCGATAGAAATAAGTAAGTTAAAAGAAGAATATTTAGGCTATGCATACTATCTAAAGCGCGAGTTTGTTCCAGAGGATACTAGCTCAACAAAGCTAATTGATGCGGGCAACGACCACTGGTTTTGGGGAACTCTAAAACGTTCAAAAAAGATTTATTTTGATGTTGTTCTTGCAAGTTTTATTATAAATTTATTTGTTCTTGCTAGTCCGCTTTTTACGATGAACGTATATGACCGTGTTGTGCCAAATAATGCGGTTGAAACGCTTTGGGTCTTGGCACTTGGTGTAAGTGTAGTTTATGGCATAGATCTTTTTTTAAAATTTGTAAGATCATATTTTCTTGAGATTGCTGGTAAAAAGAGCGATATCATAATGAGCTCTATTTTATTTGAGCGCGTTATGGATATGAAATTTAGCAATAAACCAAAATCTGTTGGTTCATTTGCTAGTAATCTAAAAGAGTTTGATACGGTTAGAAATTTCTTCTCATCAGCCTCATTGGCAGCCATTGTCGATCTTCCATTTGCGATCATTTTCTTGATAGTTACTTATTTTATAGGAAGCTATATCGTACTCGTGCCAATTGTTATCATGATAGCTATTTTATGCTATACATTTTTTATAAAAGATCCACTTCAAAATGCCATTAAAAGTACATTTGAGGCTTCGGCTATAAAAAATGGAATTTTAATAGAGAGCCTTAGTAGTCTTGAGACTATCAAAACTCTTGGTGCTAGTGGCCATATACAATGGAACTGGGAAGAGGCAACTGGTGAGATAGCAAATAGAAGCATTAAATCAAAAATTATTACAACTTCGATAACGACTGTTACATCTTTTTTAGTGCAATTAAATACTATTGCCATCATCGTTCTTGGCGTCTACATGATACAAGATACACATCTTACAATGGGTGGTCTTATCGCTGCGGTTATGCTTAGCTCTCGCGCTATCGCTCCTATGGGGCAGGTGGCTTCACTTGCTGCAAATTTTGAGCAGACAAAAACAGCATATCAAAGTCTTAGTAAGATTATGCAAATGCCTGTTGAAAGGCCAGAGGGTAAAAAATTTGTTAGAAGAAATTCTTTTGATGGAAAGATTGAGTTTAAAAATGTAAGCTTTACATATCCAGATACCACAAAGGGTTCGCTTGATAGGATAAATTTTGTTATTCAGCCAGGTGAAAAAGTTGGCATTATAGGCAAAAATGGCTCTGGAAAAACTACTTTACAAAAGCTCATTTTGGGACTTTACTCACCAACTGAAGGCTCGGTTTTGATTGATGGAATAGATATTAATCAAATCGATCCAGCCGATCTTAGGCGAAACATCGGCTACGTTCCACAAGATGTTGTGCTTTTTAAAGGAACGGTTAGAGAAAATATTGTTCAAAAAGCGCCATATGTTGATGATATTCAGATTATAAAAGCAGCTAAAGTAAGCGGAGTTGATGAATATGTAAATGCCCATCCACTTGGATTTGACATGCCAGTCTTTGAAAGAGGTGACGGCATAAGTGGCGGACAGCGTCAAAGTATAGCTGTGGCTAGGGCATTTTTGCTAGATAGTCCTATTATTTTGCTTGATGAGCCAACAAATTCTCTTGATAATACAGTTGAAAATAAGTTAAAAATAAATTTAAAGACAAATACAGCAAATAAAACGATGCTGCTTGTTACACATAGGACGTCGATGCTAGATCTTGTTGATAGACTTATAGTTATGGATAATGGCAAAATTTTATTGGACGGACCAAGAGATGAAGTTTTAGCAAGACTTAGTGGGAAGTGA
- a CDS encoding LapD/MoxY N-terminal periplasmic domain-containing protein, whose protein sequence is MTLFKQIMIAVITFGIMIFMAVGYLNFKSLNGYINDQLGENARHTANSLGLALKPIIDPDDMSLAQTMINSMFDSGRYKLIKLEDVDGKVLIENSQQTVVKDIPEWFYKIAKFEAPIADSEIMTGWAKFGTLYVQGSTALAYNELYTNSKNIFNFLLLMIIVTLVVAYFALKAIFRPLMKVQDQAEAILDNKFIIQKRIPFTADLKKMVLAMNSMVSKVKDIFEREAATLSKYQELLYKDTMSGANNRRFFQTKFSEYLASEEYSSGVTLLVSFKDLINLKSTLGFEKWQSVVMKIAQILQEKSIHNDKNAIVARLNDNDFIVLSYGRNSSNFLALCDEIMNEFKKLYANFALNDSEYPVNAAIVEYSPNTDIKTLLTSADVTLASSRLAGSFTYKVFNENQNTLVIGKEKYKELIFDSIKEDEFKFAAQKVIDLNSNFEQYELYLRLVDKDGVWRMASYFMPMVNELNLGAMLDLHILNRVARILPENILPSGNLAINLGKEILNSDENFSKLEATLKRISQISKYKNYIEIPNKDDISIESIVKLTKKLKELGFGFGFDHFELNAKGIEKLKEFNPDYVKIQSNVLIDFLSDKSGVNTKQSLDVVLSSKDIILIAIGVEGEEQKKKLIDLGIKNMQGIYIDEIKNIG, encoded by the coding sequence ATGACGCTATTTAAACAAATTATGATCGCCGTGATAACTTTTGGTATCATGATTTTTATGGCTGTTGGCTACTTAAATTTTAAGAGCCTAAATGGATATATTAATGACCAGCTTGGTGAAAACGCAAGACATACAGCAAATTCGCTTGGACTTGCTTTAAAGCCTATTATCGATCCAGATGACATGTCCTTGGCTCAAACAATGATAAATTCTATGTTTGACAGCGGTAGATACAAGCTTATCAAGCTTGAAGATGTTGATGGCAAGGTTCTTATTGAAAATTCTCAACAAACTGTTGTTAAAGATATTCCCGAGTGGTTTTACAAAATAGCTAAGTTTGAAGCGCCAATAGCAGATAGCGAGATTATGACTGGCTGGGCAAAATTTGGCACGCTTTATGTTCAAGGTAGCACCGCACTTGCCTACAATGAGCTTTATACTAACTCAAAAAATATTTTTAATTTTCTTCTTCTAATGATAATTGTCACTCTCGTGGTGGCATATTTCGCTCTAAAAGCTATTTTTAGACCGCTTATGAAGGTTCAAGATCAGGCTGAGGCCATACTTGATAATAAATTTATTATTCAGAAAAGAATTCCATTTACAGCTGATCTTAAAAAAATGGTTCTAGCTATGAACTCTATGGTTAGTAAAGTAAAAGACATTTTTGAGAGAGAGGCAGCCACACTTAGTAAGTATCAAGAGCTTTTATATAAAGATACAATGAGTGGTGCTAATAACAGAAGATTTTTTCAAACTAAATTTAGTGAGTATCTAGCAAGTGAAGAATATTCAAGTGGCGTTACTCTACTTGTTAGTTTTAAAGATCTAATAAATTTAAAAAGTACGCTTGGTTTTGAAAAATGGCAAAGCGTTGTAATGAAAATAGCTCAAATTTTACAAGAAAAATCAATTCATAATGATAAAAATGCAATTGTTGCAAGGCTTAACGATAATGATTTCATCGTACTTTCGTATGGTAGAAATTCGTCAAATTTCTTGGCTCTATGTGATGAAATTATGAATGAGTTTAAAAAGCTTTATGCAAATTTTGCGCTAAATGATAGCGAGTATCCAGTAAATGCTGCGATAGTAGAGTATTCACCAAATACTGATATCAAGACACTTCTTACTTCAGCTGACGTTACATTGGCTAGCTCAAGACTTGCCGGTAGCTTTACATATAAGGTATTTAATGAAAATCAAAATACTTTAGTGATTGGTAAAGAGAAGTATAAAGAGCTTATTTTTGACTCAATAAAAGAAGATGAATTTAAATTTGCAGCTCAAAAAGTGATCGATCTTAATTCAAATTTTGAGCAGTATGAGCTTTATTTGAGGCTTGTTGATAAAGATGGCGTATGGCGTATGGCCTCATATTTCATGCCGATGGTAAATGAGTTAAATTTAGGTGCAATGCTTGATCTTCATATCTTAAATAGGGTAGCTAGAATTTTACCGGAGAATATCTTACCAAGTGGCAATTTGGCTATAAATTTGGGAAAAGAGATATTAAATTCAGATGAAAATTTTTCTAAACTTGAAGCTACACTTAAAAGGATAAGTCAAATTTCAAAATATAAAAACTATATAGAAATTCCAAATAAAGACGATATTAGCATAGAAAGTATAGTTAAGCTTACTAAAAAATTAAAAGAACTTGGCTTTGGATTTGGTTTTGACCACTTCGAGCTTAATGCAAAAGGTATTGAGAAGCTAAAAGAATTTAACCCTGATTATGTAAAAATTCAATCAAATGTCTTAATCGACTTCTTAAGTGATAAGTCAGGAGTAAATACAAAACAATCGCTTGACGTTGTTTTAAGCTCAAAAGACATTATTTTGATCGCAATTGGTGTTGAAGGCGAAGAGCAGAAGAAAAAGTTAATCGATCTTGGCATTAAAAATATGCAAGGAATTTATATAGATGAAATTAAGAACATTGGATGA
- a CDS encoding DUF5416 family protein, with translation MGKIAFYDKKFGEYEIEKFQSLQNFYLIKDNHCCDIVNDEIERFKFSDCEIEFLQLVDVASRHKKLFENIKIQDDIVRSIKILIKGYDQSLDKFDFDPGILNLNTPYKYAISQDFFEMTIFLEEKSSVVTKFFSSIDYKIRKNGESRHVEFFINSKKIYERII, from the coding sequence ATGGGTAAGATCGCTTTTTATGATAAGAAATTTGGTGAATATGAGATTGAAAAATTTCAAAGTTTACAAAATTTCTATCTCATAAAAGATAATCATTGCTGCGATATAGTTAATGATGAAATTGAACGATTTAAATTTAGTGATTGTGAAATAGAATTTTTACAATTAGTAGATGTTGCTAGTAGGCATAAAAAGCTATTTGAAAATATAAAAATTCAAGATGATATAGTAAGAAGTATTAAAATTTTAATAAAAGGCTATGACCAGAGTTTGGATAAATTTGACTTTGATCCTGGAATTTTAAATTTAAATACCCCTTATAAATATGCTATATCACAAGATTTTTTTGAAATGACTATTTTTTTAGAAGAAAAATCCTCAGTAGTTACTAAATTTTTTTCATCAATAGATTACAAGATACGCAAAAACGGCGAAAGTCGTCACGTAGAATTTTTTATAAATAGTAAAAAAATTTATGAAAGAATCATATAA